From Ramlibacter agri, a single genomic window includes:
- the sbmA gene encoding peptide antibiotic transporter SbmA, with translation MFRSFFLSRRWLPWSVFGTALILYATWYRVQLDVRINEWFGTFYDLLQKALDKPGSIDASQYWKQVATFLSIAMVYVTVAVVVDFFVKHYVFRWRQAMNQYYMAHWDTLRTVEGAAQRVQEDTMRFASIMQGLGVDLMRSLMTLAAFLPILWTLSDKITSIPILGAVPHSLVWVSLGWAALGTVVLAFTGILLPGLEFNNQRVEAAYRKELVYGEDDVARATPPVAQSLFLGVRRNYFRLFFHYLYFDVVKWSYLQASVLVPLVAMGPTVIAGVITLGVYQQIARAFDKVTESFQYLVYSWSTIVELISVYKRLRAFEARIHQPPVARPAEATV, from the coding sequence ATGTTCCGTTCCTTCTTCCTGTCGCGCCGCTGGCTTCCCTGGTCGGTGTTCGGCACGGCCCTGATCCTGTACGCCACCTGGTACCGCGTGCAGCTGGACGTCCGGATCAACGAGTGGTTCGGCACCTTCTACGACCTGCTGCAGAAGGCGCTCGACAAGCCGGGTTCCATCGACGCTTCGCAGTACTGGAAGCAGGTGGCCACCTTCCTGTCCATCGCCATGGTCTACGTGACGGTGGCCGTGGTGGTCGACTTCTTCGTCAAGCACTACGTGTTCCGCTGGCGCCAGGCGATGAACCAGTACTACATGGCCCACTGGGACACGCTGCGCACCGTCGAAGGGGCGGCGCAGCGCGTGCAGGAGGACACGATGCGCTTCGCCTCCATCATGCAAGGCCTGGGCGTGGACCTCATGCGCAGCCTGATGACCTTGGCTGCGTTCCTTCCGATCCTCTGGACGCTCTCGGACAAGATCACGTCGATCCCCATCCTCGGCGCCGTCCCGCACTCGCTGGTGTGGGTGTCGCTCGGCTGGGCAGCCCTCGGCACCGTGGTGCTGGCCTTCACCGGCATCCTGCTGCCCGGGCTGGAGTTCAACAACCAGCGCGTGGAAGCGGCCTACCGCAAGGAGCTGGTCTACGGCGAAGACGACGTGGCGCGCGCTACGCCCCCGGTGGCGCAGTCGCTGTTCCTGGGCGTGCGCCGCAACTACTTCCGCCTGTTCTTCCACTACCTCTACTTCGACGTGGTGAAGTGGTCCTACCTGCAGGCCAGCGTGCTGGTGCCGCTGGTGGCGATGGGGCCCACCGTCATCGCGGGTGTCATCACGCTGGGCGTCTACCAGCAGATCGCGCGTGCCTTCGACAAGGTGACCGAGTCCTTCCAGTACCTCGTGTACAGCTGGAGCACGATCGTGGAACTGATCTCCGTCTACAAGCGCCTGCGGGCCTTCGAGGCGCGCATCCACCAGCCGCCGGTGGCGCGGCCGGCCGAGGCGACGGTCTAA